The following nucleotide sequence is from Streptomyces sp. 6-11-2.
CTCGCTCCCTCGACCTGCCGGCGCTGCGCTCCTTCGATGCCGTTCCTGGGCACGGCGTCGACGCCGTCGTCGGCGAGAAGCACGTTCTCGTGGGCAACGCCGCGTTGATGGCCGCCCGCGGCGTCGACGTCGCCGCGCTGGAGGTCACCGCCGCCACCGAGGCCGCGGCCGGCCGCACGCCGATGTTCGTCGCGGTCGACGGAGCCGCGGCCGCCGTGCTCACCGTGGCCGACACGGTCAAGGCGGAGTCGGCCGAGGCGGTCGCCCAGCTGAAGGCGCTGGGGCTGCAGGTGTGGATGCTCACCGGCGACAACGCCGCCACCGCCGCGGCGATCGCCGAGCAGGTCGGCATCGAGCATGTGCTCGCCGAGGTGCTGCCGGCCGAGAAGGCGGCGAAGGTGCGCGAACTGCAAGAGCGGGGGGACATCGTCGCCTTCTGCGGGGACGGCATCAATGACGCCGGCGCCCTCAGTGAAGCCGCGATCGGCCTGGCGGTCGGTACCGGCGCCGACGTGGCGATCGCCGCCTCCGACATCACCCTGGTCGGTGGCGACCTGCGCGGGATCGTCTCGGCGATCGCGCTGTCACGGCGCACCGTGACGACGATGAAGCAGGGTCTGGGCTGGGCGTTCGCCTACAACCTGCTCCTCGTCCCGGTCGCCGCTGGAGCGCTGTACTGGTGGAACGGCCTGCTGCTCGACCCGGTTCTGGCCAGTGCGGCGATGGCGATGAGCTCGGTCAGCGTGGTCGGCAACGCGCTGCGGCTGCGCCGCTTCCGCCGCCCGGCTACGGCTCGGGAGATCCTGCACCCACCGCTGCGCGCCCGGGCCGGCCAGTGCGCGTACCTGACCGGCATCGCGGCCGTCGCCCTGGCCCTTGGCGCCGGGCTGACCGCGGTCAGCCGGATGGACTTCGCCGAGCGCGGCATGAACGGCCAGCTGGCCTGGGTGCAGGGCACCGGCATGCCGATGCGCCCCGCGATGAGCGTGATGATGACCGCCGACGTCCCGGCGACCGATGCCGCCGAGGCAGGGCTCGATGTCCACCTCGATCTGCCCGTGAGCGTCCGGCCCGGCGTGCCGGCCCGGCTGGTGGCCACCATCGTCGACAGCCGGACGGGGAAGCCGGTGGAGGATCTGACCCGCAGCCACGAGGCGTGGATGCACCTGATCGCCACCCGCGCCGACCTCGGCACGTTCGCCCACGTGCATCCGCTGCCGACCGGTCGGCCCGGACAGCTCGCGGTGGACATCACCTTCCCCACCGCCGGTCAGTACATCGTCAACACCGAGTTCCGCCGGCAGGGCCAGATGGCCGACGTGCACTCCCGGCAGGTGGTCACCGTCGCCGGCCCCGCGCCCGCGCCGGTGACCGTCACCGAAGGTCCGCGCAGCACCGTCGTGGACGGCGTCCGTGTGCGGCTCGACGGCGACGCCAAGGTCGGTGGGCGCAGCGACCTGCACTACACATTCAGCGACGCGGCCACGGGTCACCCGGTTGACGACCTGCGGCCCTATCTGGCTGCCGCCGGCCACATCGTGGTCATGCGCGCCGATGGGCAGACCTTCGCCCACGAGCACGCCGAGGCCACCGGTGCCGACGGACTCCCCGTCTTCGCCCTGCCCGCCCAGACGTTCGGCCCCGAACTCGCCGTGCACGCGGAGTTCCCCACCGCCGGGACCTATCAGTTGTGGGCACAGTTTCGGCTCGCTCACGGAGACGTGATCACCGTGCCGTTCACCGTCCGGGCCGGCTGACCCACGGAGGGCCCATGACCACCACCGTTGCCACGTCGGCGACCAGTCCGGTGCCGGCTGGGCCCGCGGCCCGGGCAACGACTCCGGGAGGTGTCGGGTCCAACGCACCTCCAGTTGACAACAGGTCCCTCTGTGAGCACGTCCATGGTCGGTGCGGTGCGTTTCACTGTCCGCCATGGAGCTCACGCAAGCGACCGTCAACGACCTGCTGGCCCAACTCGGCTCGGGGGACGGATACATGTACCTGCCCAGCGACCTGGATTCGCGGCGCCTGACCGACCTGCTCGACAGCAGGTACGGCGCCCCGCGCACCCTCGTCCTCGAGGGCTTCACCGATCCGACGGTCGACGAGTCCAGGGGCGCGGCCCTCCTCGTGCCCTTCGAGGACCGGGCCGTCACGATACGGGCGTGGGCGTACGGGGACCAGTGGGTCGGCACGGGTACGGCGCGGGACGCCGAGGGGATCGAGCGGCCCGTGCTGGTGGTCGCTCACAGAGAGGTGCCCGAGCCCTTGGCGGTCGCTCCAGAGGAGGACACCGACTGGATGGAGCGGCTCATACGGATCACCGGGTGGACCCAGCCCGCCCGGCGGCCGGACGTGGACTGGGCGGAGGTGGAGTCACGCCTGGGCACCGCGCTGCCGAGCGACTACAAACACATGGCCGAGACGTTCGGCGAGGGCGCCTTCGACGGATATCTGAACCTGAACCAGGAGCCGTGGACGTCTCTCATGGAGGACGGGTTGCTCATCTGGGCGGGTACTGAGCACGAGGACCTGTACTGCTGGAGGACCGACGGTGACGACCCCGACCGCTGGCCCGTCGTGGTCCGGTCCTTCGACGGCGAGGACGTCCACTTCGACTGCCGGACCGCGGAGTTCGTCTGCCGCATCCTCATCGACCCGCGCCACCCGTTCACGATGGCCCGCTATTTCGACACCCACTGGTTCATGAACTACCGCGAACGCCGCTGAACTTCGCCGCCACGGCACCCGCGGCCCGGTTGGCGGCATCTTCGGGGAACAGGGCCGAAACACTCGTCTGCCACAGCAGACCCGCCAAACGGTGACGGTGCTCCCGTCGGCCGCAGCAGTGCCATGTCGGCGAGGCAGTTCCTGCCGATTGTGACGACCGGCGTGAGATCCAGGAGGACTTTGCCCGGGGTCGTGGACGGCCTGCGGCTGCCGCCAGGAGGCGAGCGCCACGGAGTTGGCCTGGACCTGGAAAATCCTCATTGTTGCTGGCCAGAGGCGCCTTTTGCGGTCCGACCGCCCGTCGGGCAGCTCGCTTCATGAAAGCGCGAGGCCAACTTGATGCACCCGCTCGCGCCAAAGGTCTTCCCACAGATGTTAGACGTCTGCTAATCATGTCACATGATGAATCGCCGGGCTGTTACGGTGATCGCCAAGGTGATCGGCTGTGCGATCTCCACCCTCAAAGTGCCGGGCCTGCATGGCTCAAATTACATGCTCGTGTACGACTCTGACGTCAGGGGCCAGCCGTTAGGCAAACCCCTCATCTCCGGTGGCTCCCGAGCCGGAGAGCTGGTGCCCATCGCCACAGGAAGTGCCGCCCGTGCTGCCGAAGTTCGGCCGCCGACTACGTAGGTCTCACCTGTGACTGGGCTGGTGCGAAAGAGGGATCCGCATCAGCCGGCGCTGAGGCCGACCTTCTGACCGCGCGCGACGCCGCCGTCGACGCTCTGTTGAACATCGACGGCTGAGGCTGAACTCAAGTAGCGCTTGATCATCACGAACGCCGTCGAGACTCCGGCCCCGATACGGGCCGCCGCCGGCGCTCGGCCCCATGACGTACTCATCGATTCCGCTCAACTACGCCCACCCGGCAGCGCGGTAGCTGCGCAACTACTTCCGGCTGGCTGGAACCGGCTTTAAAACCAGCCCAATCGTGCCCGTCAGGTCCTGGCCGGCCCCCTTCTCCAGGAACCGGATCGTCGAGGCCTGGCCCAGCCGAACCGCCTCGGCTCGTTCCTGCACCCCTGTGAACCGAACTCGGCCCCGATGCCGCGGGCATCGATGAGGCCCTCGAGGGCGTGCTCGCTCTCATCCCCTTCCGACACCCTTCGTGAAGCAAGGAGCCAGTCATGAACAGCGCCGCCGGCGTCACCGACAGCGGCCTGGCCATCGTGAACTCGATGCCACGTGAGGAATTCGTCCAGAAACTCTTCGACTCCTGCCACCTGCCGGTGCTCACGTGGGCCGAGAACGTCGAAGCCGCGCGGCCCTACGACACCGTTGAGAGTCTGCTCGGCCGGGCCACGAGCGCAGTCGACGGACTCAGCCCGGAGGAGGTGGTCGCCGCACACACCGGCCTGACCCGAATCGGCGCCCCGATCGCCGGCACCGACGCCGAGGCTCGCTGGTCACGCTCGGAGTCAGCAGGCGTGGGAACCGAAACGGAACTGCTCGCACGTCTGGCGGCGGCCAATGAGGCATACGAGGAGCGCTTCGGCCACGTGTTCCTCATCAGCGCCACCGGCCTCACCGGGTGGGACATCGTCGAAGCCATCCGGGCACGCCTGGGAAACGACGAGGCAGCCGAGACAGAGCAGATCAAGAGCGAGCTCAAGAAGCTCATGGCGATCCGGCTGCCGAAGCTGCTGCATGAGCTGGCCGAGCCGGGCACCTCCTACTGACCTGATCGAAGAGAGGAATGGACCCGATGTCAACCGTGAACGCATCAACCATCCTTCGCACGAGTCCCAAGGTCGGAGTCGACGGACGGAAACTGCCTGAGGGAGCCGAACCCGGTGCGCTCGGCCGGCTGCGTCACGCCGCCGAACTCGGCCTCGATGGGGTCTTTTTCCGCTCGATACTCGAAATGAGCGAGACACTCGATCCGGGCGAGCTGCGCGAGGTGCGCGCACTCGCCGACGAACTCGGCCTCTACCTGGAAGCCGGGGTGGGGAAGGTCAACCCGTACGCAACTCCCGAGACGCCGGAGATCCGGATCCTCGGGGACGGGGATTATCTGCGCGGGATGGAACGCATGATCCAGGCTGCGGCAGAGATCGGCATTCACGAACTCTGGACCGGAACCGCCAACTACAAGTTCGGGTTGCCCGGCTACTTCGTGTTCGACCGGTTCCGCACGGATGCCCCGTGGCCCGACCAGCTCACCGCGACCGTCAAGGTGCTCAGGAGCCTGGCCCCCGTGCTGAACGAGACAGGCTCGCATCTCAACCTCGAGACCCACGAGGAGATCACCAGTTTCGAGCTCGTGCGCATCGTCGAGGAGGTGGGCCCGGACACCGTCGGCATCACCTTCGACATCGGAAACGTGCTGGTCCGGGCAGAGGACCCCGTGAAGGCCGCCCAGCGCGTCGCCCCGTACGTGCGGATGACCCATGTCAAGGACGCCGGACTGTACTTCACCGATTTCGGGATCGGTCATCAACTCGTCCCCGTGGGCCAAGGCGTCATCGACTGGGAAGGCGTGTTCGGCGTTCTCCGGCTCGAAGCGCCACATGTCAACCTCTCCATCGAGAATCCCCAGCTGCGCTTCGAGATGCCGCTGCACGTCTATGACCCGACCTGGCGCGCGGCGCACCCCGACCTGACGACCGACGAGCTCGCGGCGATCGTTCAGATGACGGTCGTTCACGAGAGCAGGATCCGCGACGGGCTGGCGCCCACCCGAGAGCAGGTGTACGCCGCGCCGTGCGAGTCGGAAGACCAGCTCGCGTTCATCACCGAGAGTGCGGCGTTCATCCGCGAAACGCTGGCGAAGGTGGCTGGGAGAGGCGACTGCTGATGAGGGTCGGACTCTCCTGTGAGTACTTCCCGGGCAGCCGGGACCGCTCAGCTCGTGCCACCCTGCATCGCGTGGCCGAGGAAGGCCTGGACGGCGTCGCGTTCGCGACTCCCCTCCTGGTGAGCAGCCGGCTGGATCGTCATGAACTGGTGGAGATACGTGACTTGGCGGCCGATCTCGGCCTGTACCTCGAAGTCGGCATCGGTGCCATCGCGACACCGGACCGTGTGATCCCGGCGGTCGAGGCCGAGTCACTGCTCGATGCCTGTCTGGTCCTGGGCAGCACCGAGATCACGGCCTACACGAAGCTCGATCGCTTCGACCCCGGGCACTCGTTCGCGGCTCAGCTGGACGGCGTGGTCACGCTCCTCACGGGGCTCGCCGCGAAAGCACGGAACGCACATGCGCACCTCAACCTGGAGACGCACGAGGACCTCACGTCCACCGATGTGCTTCGGGTGGTGCAGGCCGTGGGCCCGGACGTGGTGGGCGTGACCTTCGACCTGGCCAACGCCGTCGTACGGGGCGAGCACCCGCTGCATGTGCTCGAACAGCTCGGGCCGTACGTGCGCCAGACGCAGCTCGAGGACGTGACCCTCAGCCTGACGAAAACCGGTCTGAGACGGCATCTGGCGCCATGCGGCGGTGGCATCACCGACTGGGCCGAGGTCATCGACGTACTCGGCGCGCTGGCGGAACCGCCGAACCTCACTGTCGAACAGCACAGGGGCCAGTTCGACATCGAAGTCTTCGACCCCATCTGGGTCGGCGCGCATCCCGATCTCGAGCCGGCCGGAGTGCTCGCGCTCGTGGCCGAGGCGGTGCGCGGTGCCCGTCAGGACGGGGACGGGACGTGGTTGCAGCTCTCCCCGGAGCCACAAGCGCGAGGGGAGCGGGAGTTCTTGGAACACCTTCGGCTCAGCGCGGATCACCTCCGCCTTGTGCTCGCAGAAAGCAGCAGGACCGACCGCACGACGGCGGACGGGCGAGAGACCGGCCGCCCCCTTGGCGGCGGTGGCACCTATGAGGGAGTACAAGGATGATTCGTGGAACGCGCAAGCGTGCGGCGGGGGTGATGGTCACTCTCTGCCTCGCGCTGTCGGCCTGCACCATGAGCACGGATACCGCCTCGAGCAACCACGACGGGACCGGGCCGATCACCATCGGTTTCATCGGCGGCATGAGCGGTGTGTTCGCCCCGTACGAGAAGCCGGCCCTCGACGGCGCCAAACTGGCCGTCAAGGAGATCAATGCGGCTGGGGGAGTCAACGGCCGCCGGCTCAAGCTGGTCACCGAGGACAACAAGTCGGACATCAACGAGAGCGCGCGTGCCGGACAGGCGATCCTCGACGATGGAGCGGTCGCTTCCCTTGTTCCCGTGGACCTCAACTACGGCGGAGGAGCCGCGCAGGTCATCCAAGGTGCCGGCAAGATCGCGATGTCGGTCGGGGGTGGCAGCACCCAGTGGGCGAAGTTCGGTCCGCTCGTCTACAACGTCGGCACTACGGCGACCTCGGACGGTGCGGCGATGGCACAGTTCGCCCACGACAAGGGGATCAAGGACGCCTACCTCATGGTCGACACCATCTCGGACTTCAGCCAGGAGCTCTGCGACGGCTTCAAGACACGGTTCAAAGAGCTCGGCGGCAGGATCCTCGGGAGCGACACGTTCAACAACAAGGACACCTCGCTCGGTGCCCAGATCACCCGGATGAAGTCGGCCGCCCGGCAGCCGGGCATCATCGCCAACTGCTCCT
It contains:
- a CDS encoding sugar phosphate isomerase/epimerase; protein product: MAEEGLDGVAFATPLLVSSRLDRHELVEIRDLAADLGLYLEVGIGAIATPDRVIPAVEAESLLDACLVLGSTEITAYTKLDRFDPGHSFAAQLDGVVTLLTGLAAKARNAHAHLNLETHEDLTSTDVLRVVQAVGPDVVGVTFDLANAVVRGEHPLHVLEQLGPYVRQTQLEDVTLSLTKTGLRRHLAPCGGGITDWAEVIDVLGALAEPPNLTVEQHRGQFDIEVFDPIWVGAHPDLEPAGVLALVAEAVRGARQDGDGTWLQLSPEPQARGEREFLEHLRLSADHLRLVLAESSRTDRTTADGRETGRPLGGGGTYEGVQG
- a CDS encoding SMI1/KNR4 family protein, translated to MELTQATVNDLLAQLGSGDGYMYLPSDLDSRRLTDLLDSRYGAPRTLVLEGFTDPTVDESRGAALLVPFEDRAVTIRAWAYGDQWVGTGTARDAEGIERPVLVVAHREVPEPLAVAPEEDTDWMERLIRITGWTQPARRPDVDWAEVESRLGTALPSDYKHMAETFGEGAFDGYLNLNQEPWTSLMEDGLLIWAGTEHEDLYCWRTDGDDPDRWPVVVRSFDGEDVHFDCRTAEFVCRILIDPRHPFTMARYFDTHWFMNYRERR
- a CDS encoding 2-oxo-4-hydroxy-4-carboxy-5-ureidoimidazoline decarboxylase, with protein sequence MNSAAGVTDSGLAIVNSMPREEFVQKLFDSCHLPVLTWAENVEAARPYDTVESLLGRATSAVDGLSPEEVVAAHTGLTRIGAPIAGTDAEARWSRSESAGVGTETELLARLAAANEAYEERFGHVFLISATGLTGWDIVEAIRARLGNDEAAETEQIKSELKKLMAIRLPKLLHELAEPGTSY
- a CDS encoding sugar phosphate isomerase/epimerase, with translation MSTVNASTILRTSPKVGVDGRKLPEGAEPGALGRLRHAAELGLDGVFFRSILEMSETLDPGELREVRALADELGLYLEAGVGKVNPYATPETPEIRILGDGDYLRGMERMIQAAAEIGIHELWTGTANYKFGLPGYFVFDRFRTDAPWPDQLTATVKVLRSLAPVLNETGSHLNLETHEEITSFELVRIVEEVGPDTVGITFDIGNVLVRAEDPVKAAQRVAPYVRMTHVKDAGLYFTDFGIGHQLVPVGQGVIDWEGVFGVLRLEAPHVNLSIENPQLRFEMPLHVYDPTWRAAHPDLTTDELAAIVQMTVVHESRIRDGLAPTREQVYAAPCESEDQLAFITESAAFIRETLAKVAGRGDC
- a CDS encoding cation-translocating P-type ATPase, giving the protein MTINAPTATAAPQATAGCTLDIGGMTCASCVSRVERALRRVDGVAAAEVNLATEVATVHFDPAQAGLQELTAAITRAGYTATPRRATRPAAANAANDGNVANPATSEERDGEAHLTSLKRTWQITLATGLGLMVLMYVPLYLDAMDWLMPAILVVATVVQFWAGWDIYRAAWAAARHRSTNMNTLVALGTGVAYAYSTFVTLWPAAAERWGLPLHVYFETSLVVLALVLAGRWMEAKAKKQATAAITALVGLAPKTARVLRDGTAVDIPVEQVVVGDLVRVRPGEKIPVDGVVTDGATAVDESMLTGESLPADKAVGDQVIGATINRTGTVVLRVTAVGPDTALAQIVRLVEEAQGAKVPLQSLADRVSAWFVPIVLGLAAATFVAWALLGPDTGGLTTAISTTIAVLIIACPCALGLATPTAVMVGTGRAAELGILIGNGDALETARRVTAVVLDKTGTITRGKPSLTGITTTDGWTENDVLALVAAAETGSEHPVGEAIVVAATARSLDLPALRSFDAVPGHGVDAVVGEKHVLVGNAALMAARGVDVAALEVTAATEAAAGRTPMFVAVDGAAAAVLTVADTVKAESAEAVAQLKALGLQVWMLTGDNAATAAAIAEQVGIEHVLAEVLPAEKAAKVRELQERGDIVAFCGDGINDAGALSEAAIGLAVGTGADVAIAASDITLVGGDLRGIVSAIALSRRTVTTMKQGLGWAFAYNLLLVPVAAGALYWWNGLLLDPVLASAAMAMSSVSVVGNALRLRRFRRPATAREILHPPLRARAGQCAYLTGIAAVALALGAGLTAVSRMDFAERGMNGQLAWVQGTGMPMRPAMSVMMTADVPATDAAEAGLDVHLDLPVSVRPGVPARLVATIVDSRTGKPVEDLTRSHEAWMHLIATRADLGTFAHVHPLPTGRPGQLAVDITFPTAGQYIVNTEFRRQGQMADVHSRQVVTVAGPAPAPVTVTEGPRSTVVDGVRVRLDGDAKVGGRSDLHYTFSDAATGHPVDDLRPYLAAAGHIVVMRADGQTFAHEHAEATGADGLPVFALPAQTFGPELAVHAEFPTAGTYQLWAQFRLAHGDVITVPFTVRAG
- a CDS encoding ABC transporter substrate-binding protein, whose product is MIRGTRKRAAGVMVTLCLALSACTMSTDTASSNHDGTGPITIGFIGGMSGVFAPYEKPALDGAKLAVKEINAAGGVNGRRLKLVTEDNKSDINESARAGQAILDDGAVASLVPVDLNYGGGAAQVIQGAGKIAMSVGGGSTQWAKFGPLVYNVGTTATSDGAAMAQFAHDKGIKDAYLMVDTISDFSQELCDGFKTRFKELGGRILGSDTFNNKDTSLGAQITRMKSAARQPGIIANCSFPPGGALMVKQLRDAGIDSPLISSNGMDGDFWFKNSMPNLSGVYTVDWASVWGDDPAPGVNKLVKDLAKAQGSQPQNQFGVTGYIAVKAIAAAMRKAGSTDGDKVAAALNSFKHEDVGIPLTFDKDFHMDRTREYRILQVVNGRPKFVTTVKTAGN
- a CDS encoding EutN/CcmL family microcompartment protein, producing MNRRAVTVIAKVIGCAISTLKVPGLHGSNYMLVYDSDVRGQPLGKPLISGGSRAGELVPIATGSAARAAEVRPPTT